The Arachis ipaensis cultivar K30076 chromosome B03, Araip1.1, whole genome shotgun sequence region ATGCTCCTCTCCCACGTTCTACCTTCTACTTATACCTTCACCTCTGTCGTCAAGGCCTGCGCCGATCTTTCTGCCCTGAGACTCGGCAGGGTTGTTCATTCCCATGTTTTGGCTTGTGGGTATGGCTCGGATTCGTTCGTGCAGGCAGCAATCGTTGCGTTCTATTCGAAATGTGGTGCATTGGGTGTTGCAAGGAGAGTGTTCGACGAAATGCCTCAGAGAAGTGTTGTTGCTTGGAACTCGATGATTTCGGGGTATGAGCAGAATGGGGCTGCCAATGAAGCCTTGGTGATGTTTAGGAAGATGCGTGAGTGTGGGGTTGATCCTGATTCCGCGACTTTCGTTGGTGTTTTATCTGCTTGCTCTCAACTAGGTTCACTTGAACTGGGGTGCTGGGTGCATGATTATATTGTTAACAATGGGGTTCGTGTGAATGTGGTTCTTGCTACCTCGTTGATAAACATGTTCTCGCGGTGTGGTGATGTGACGAGAGCACGTGCTGTGTTTGATTCGATGAATGAGGGGAATGTTATTGCTTGGACAGCTATGATATCTGGGTATGGCATGCATGGTTATGGTATTCAAGCAATGGAGATTTTTCACAGGATGAAAGCATGTCATTTGGTTCCAAACAGGGTCACTTTTGTTGCTGTCTTATCTGCATGTGCTCATGCAGGCCTTGTAGATGAAGGTCGCCGAGCATTCACAAGCATGAGACAAGAATATGGTCTTGTTCCAGGGGTAGAACACCATGTTTGTATGGTTGACATGCTTGGGAGAGCTGGTTTGCTTAGTGAAGCGTACCAGTTCATCAAGGAACTTAGTCTTGAGGAGCTTGTTCCAGCTGTCTGGACCGCGATGCTTGGGGGTTGCAAGATGCATAAAAATTTTGATCTTGGTGTGGAAGCGGCTGAACATCTCATCTCACTGGAGCCAGAGAACCCTGGCCATTATGTATTGCTTTCTAACATGTATGCATTGGCAGGAAGGATGGATAGAGTGGAATCAGTTCGAAATGTTATGATCCAAAGAGGCCTTAAGAAGCAAGTAGGCTATAGTACTATTGATGTCAACAGCAAAAGCTTTCTTTTTAGTATGGGTGATAAGTCCCACCCTGAGACCAATGAAATTTATCAGTATCTTGATGAATTAATGTGGAGGTGCAAGGAAGCGGGTTACGCACCTGTTCCTGAATCCGCGATGCATGAgttggaagaagaagagagggagtaTGCCCTCAGATACCATAGTGAGAAGCTTGCCGTGGCATTTGGGCTGATGAAAACTAGCCATGGAACGACTTTAAGGATCGTTAAGAACCTTAGGATATGTGAAGATTGTCATTCAGCAATTAAGTTCATCTCTGTTGTAACAAATAGAGAGATAATCATTCGGGACAAGCTTCGTTTCCATCATTTTAGAGAAGGCTCGTGCTCTTGTTTAGATTATTGGTGATAGGATTTAAGCCTGCATGATCTTACTGATAGGGGATTCTTTTGAGAACACTCTGTATGAGAATAATAGTGTTTTCAAGACACATAACCAAACTATGTATTTGAAGTAATATAACATGACATGCAAATAGATTACAAGGTCCTGTCTATATTATATAGCTCACCCAATAAAACTGTATGGTTCTGATCAGCAGCAAATACTAGTGCTGCCTCACCCAGTTTAAGGATTTTTTTGTGTTTCATATGTGGATTGAA contains the following coding sequences:
- the LOC107634683 gene encoding pentatricopeptide repeat-containing protein At2g33760 yields the protein MEAKHKIQIAECPPKSAEYEALLRAGPRLKPLRQVHAHLIVTGCHRSRALLTKLLTLSCAAGYIAYTRRLLTTVHDPDSFLFNSLIKASSKFRFSLDAVIFYRLMLLSHVLPSTYTFTSVVKACADLSALRLGRVVHSHVLACGYGSDSFVQAAIVAFYSKCGALGVARRVFDEMPQRSVVAWNSMISGYEQNGAANEALVMFRKMRECGVDPDSATFVGVLSACSQLGSLELGCWVHDYIVNNGVRVNVVLATSLINMFSRCGDVTRARAVFDSMNEGNVIAWTAMISGYGMHGYGIQAMEIFHRMKACHLVPNRVTFVAVLSACAHAGLVDEGRRAFTSMRQEYGLVPGVEHHVCMVDMLGRAGLLSEAYQFIKELSLEELVPAVWTAMLGGCKMHKNFDLGVEAAEHLISLEPENPGHYVLLSNMYALAGRMDRVESVRNVMIQRGLKKQVGYSTIDVNSKSFLFSMGDKSHPETNEIYQYLDELMWRCKEAGYAPVPESAMHELEEEEREYALRYHSEKLAVAFGLMKTSHGTTLRIVKNLRICEDCHSAIKFISVVTNREIIIRDKLRFHHFREGSCSCLDYW